The DNA sequence TTCGTCACCACGTACAGCGAGGCATCGAACTCAGGGCTCGTGTCCATCAGGACCGAAACCAGAGCATCCGAGGCCGCCGTGAACGAGTAGACCACGTCCGGACCGGTGGCTGCAAAACCAGTGCAACCGGCTGCGGTCGGGTTGTAATCGTTCGATGCACCAACGGTGGAACCGGCCACGAACGCGCCGCACACAATCGGCGTAGCCGTCGCACAGGTGTCATTGCCGGTGCAAGGATTGGCACCGCAGTTCAATGCACCATTCCACGAGCCGCTCAGCGCATTGCACGCTGCCTGCGTGATGTCGCTGCACTGAACGCCTCCATCCTGATAGCAGCAGCGGCCGATCGGCGGAGTGCAGCTCGGTGGATTGGCACAGGGAACTCCGTCGTCACTGACGTCAAGCTGATAGATTCCGAACGTCGCTGAGAAACCGCTGACGCGGATGTAGTACACCGTGTTCAGGGCTGAGCACCAGGTGAACGTCGACTTGCGGTTGAGGCCGCCGAGTGCACAATCCGGCGGAGAGCCAACCGTGTCGTCGTTGCCGCCGACGCAGATCAGGCTGCCGCATTCGCCGCAGAAGACTTCGAGCATCGTGTCGAAATTCGTCGTGATGTTGCAGGTGGAGACCCGAATGGTGTTGCCCGTGCCGGTGACCTTGTACCAGACGCCCTGATTCGGCGTGGAAACACCGCAGGCTGCCGGGGCCGCATCATCCGTCGCGAGCGTGTTGTCGCCGACCGTCGATGACGGGACGCCAACCGCAATCGCCTGAGTACAATCGTCCGGAATCACAGGACACGGATTGGCGGTGCAGTTCAGACCGGCCGCGAAGTTTCCGCCCAGAACGGCGCACTCCTCAGCCGTCACGCCATCCACGCAACTCGCACCGCTGTTGATGCAGCATCGGCCTTCGCCGTCGCCGCAGAACTTGTCGGTGAGACTGACGAGGATGTTCGCGAAAGCGGTCACGTCGGCGAGATCGACCAGGCCGCTCTCATCCGCATCCGCGCAGCCACAGCCGGCCGGCGGGATGCCGTTGAGGCTGTTGACCACACAGTCGGTGAAGAGCTGCACGTCGCGTCCGTCCAGACGGCCGTTGCCGTCCAGATCGGCCGGGCAGGTGCCGCACGGCTCGATCGGGCAAATGATCGAGAGCGTGAAGGGACCGCCGGCCGAAGCGCCGAACTTGTCGCAGATGATGTAGTAGGTGACGTTGGCGGCTGCCGCGAACGTCAAGGTTTCGTCACCCGGGGTGGTGACATTGCTGTCCGCACCGGCCACGCAGGTGGTCATGTCGTTGCAGTTCGTAACGACATACAGTGCCGCGTCAAACTCAGGACTCGGGTCCATCAGAATCGTGATGTTCCGAGCGAAAGGCGACGTGATCTTGTAGACCACATCCGCGCCGACTGCAGCGAATCCGGTGCAGCTCGGTCCCGGAATGGCGGGGTTGTAGTTATTGTTCGCACCGACCAGTGTGCCCTGGACGACGTCGCCGCAGTTAACCGCGATGGCATCTTCGCAGGTGTCGGGGAACAAGCAGGCATCCGGAGTGCATGGAGCACCCTGCGTCCAGGTACCGCCGAGGTCGTTGCAGGCGTCCTGATTCACGACTTCGCAGAAATCAGTGCCTTCGATGTCGTAGCAGCACCGGCCCGTGGGGCAAGGATCGCTGCCGCAGTTCAGGTTGGCTGTCCAGATACCGGCGTACTGTCCGCCGAGATCCTCGCAGGCCAACTGATTTGTGTTTTCGCAGAGGCTCATGCCGATTGCATAGTAGCAGCATCGGCCGGAGCAGGTGATGGAGGCGCAGCTGCCGCCGCCGGAGAACGTGTCATACAGGCCATCGCACTCGGACTCGAGAGCGCCGTCGGTGCAGGTGCCGTCACCGTGACAGCAGGCCCCGGTGGCGCAGTTGGAGGTGGAGCACTCTGTGTCGGCGCCAAGGTAGGTGCCGCTCAGGGCTGCACACGCGGCTGCATCAGCCACGTCGCTGCAGCCGCCGCCAGGCAGACAGCAGGCGCCCGGAGCCGCGCACGTCACGTTCAGGAAGAACGCCGGATTCGTCGGCGCGCTCGTGAACGCATCCGCGATGATGTAATAGGTTCCCGGAGGAGCGAACCACGTGATGGTCTCTGTCACGCCGCTGCAGCAAAGGTCACTGCCGGCGAGGCAGGTGCCGTTGATGTCGCTGCAATTGGTGACAACGTAGAGCGATGCATCGAACGTGGTGCCGCCAGCGCCGGTCTGAACCATGGACACCGTGACCGTTCGAGCCGATGTTAGCGTCAGGCTGTACACAAGATCCGGACCATTGGCCGTGAATCCGGTGCAGGGAATCGAGACCGCGCCGTAGTCGTTACCAGCGCCCAGCAGGTTGGCCAGGATGCTGTCGCCGCAGTTGATCGGCGTGGCAGTCGCGCACGTGTCGTTCGTCGGGCAGGCCGTCGAGCAGGTCAGCGTGGAAGCCCATGTGCCACCCAGTGCGGTGCACTCGAGTTGCTGGACGACGGCGCAGTCATTGCCGCCGTTGTAGCAGCAGCGACCGGTCGGGCAGGCCGTCGCGCAGGTCGAGCCGGAGGTCCACGTTCCGCCGAGGAACGTGCACTCAGCCTGCTGAACGACCGCGCAGGCGCCGACGCCGTTGTCGAGGTAGCAGCAGCGGCCGGTCGGGCAGGCCGTCGCGCAGGTCGAGCCGGAGGTCCAGGTGCCGTTGAGCGTAAGCAGGCACTCACCCTGAATGACAGGCGACGCGCAGGCGCCGACACCGTTATTGAGATAGCAGCAGCGGCCGGTGGTGCAGGCCGTCGCACAAGTCGAACCGGACGTAAACAATCCGCCGTAGACAACTTCGCAATAGACTTCGGTGACGTTGTCAACGCAGGCGCTGGCGCCGTTGTTCAAATAGCAGCAGCGGCCGGTCGGGCAGGCCGTCGCGCAGGTCGAACCGGAGGTCCAGTAGCCATTCAGCGCGGTGCACTCAATTTCCGAATTTGCAATGCAAGAGGTGGACCCGCCATTGACGTAGCAGCAGCGGCCTTGCGGACAGCCCGTCGCGCAGGTTGAACCGGAGACCCAGAGGCCGCCAAGCGACCAGCACTCAGCATTTGTGTTTACCGCGCAGAGGCCCGAACCGCCGGAGATATAGCAGCAGCGGCCGGTTGTCGTCGGGCAGGCGGTCGCGCAAGTCGAACCCGAAGTGCCCCAGACGCCGTTCACCGCAACGCATGCGCCGTACGAAAGGTCGGCACAAACCTGGCTGCCGCTGTCCCAATAGCAGCAGCGGCGAAGAACCGGCGTGCAGGAAGCAGCGGGCGTGCAGCTCTGGCCATTGCTCGTGACGGTCAACTCAATCGGACCGCCCTGGGGCGACGAGGTCGAGGTGAACGCGCCAACGTGGATCAGATAGGTCTGTCCGACGGCGGTGCACCAGGAAAGGCGGGACTTCCGATTGACACCAGATGAAGTCAGAAAACAGTCGTTCGCCGTGAAGTCATCATTGGAGTTGACACACGTGAAGTCAGAACAGCTATTGCCGCAGAACACCTGAACGACCGTATCCAGAAACGTTCCGGGATTGCAGGTGCTGACGGTGTAAGTCGTGCCGTCGCCCACCACGGAATACCAGACGCCCTTTCGCGGGGCGGTGGTGCTGGCGGCGCACGATGAAGAATTCAGCGTATCAGTCGTGGCGAGAGTCGTGTCGACCGTGACGCTCGCGGGAACCGCGAGAGCCTCGGCATTGGCGCACGCATCGTTCGCCGGGGCGCCGCCGCGGGGGGCGCCGACTTCGGCACCGATGCCGTCAGCGGCCATGCCAACTTCTTCGAAAAGAAAGACGGGATCGTCTGTGCCGAACTTCTGAATGAGTTCGTCCATCCCATCACTGCCGAACCGCTCCAGCATGAATTGATACATTAATCCCGGATCGCCCGAATTATGGACGTCCTCGCGATTCAGCGACATTTCCGAGCGGTCGACGGCCGGAATGACCGCCCTGCCCATCTTTTCGCTACTTTCATCACCCACCGCCCGCTGCGAAGTCCATGACATCGTCATGGCACAACACAGCAAACCGGTACACAGACACCAGAACTTCTTCCCTAACATGTGCTTGCCTCCCTGTTCGAGTTCATCGAACAACTAAAAGAAGTGGAAAAATACAGTAGGGTCGGTCCGGTCCCACAACCGGAGCCGATGAATTCGCGCAAAATTGAGTTTTGTCGCCGAACCTGCAAGAAACCTTCCCCTCATTGGACGCCGCTGCGCAGGTGCATGCACGCGCTGCTCGCATCCATTTATTGCCCGCCTGCCGAATGACACGCGAAGCAGTGAGCACCAGGCAGACCCGGTCAATCCCACCCGTTGGATTCACCAACCGGCAGAATTTGCCCCGCGCTCCGAAATCGAGAGTAACGAAGTCGTAACGCCAAATCAAGACTTTCCCCGATTCAGGATCATTTATCTCAAACAAGCGCTCGTGGAATCACTGCGTATTTTTTCGGACTGGCCGCCAGACTGTGCCTTAACACACGCTCATTCCAACCAACATCGCAGCCTTGAAAAGCCCTCGCGCCCGCTACCGCGACGGCCGGCGGGGAATACTCAAATTCAAATCGACATCGATGTTTACGACATAAAGCGGCTGAAATACGGCGACCCGCATCAGCTCGCCAAGCAGGATGAAAGGCGTAAACATCGCGATCACCACCGCTTGCGTGATGGAAGACACAACAGCGACCGTCAGTTCAAAGAGAATCGGTACGACCGCCGCCAGAATTTCCACCAAAATGAAGCCCAAAGCGGCAAAGGCCGCGGCATGAAACTGCACAAAAAACAGTATGAGCTGCTCCCTCGCAAATTCCTTCCCGGACCCGCCCGGGCCCCCCACGAGCTCCGACGAGGCGCTCCCCCGCTGGGCATCCAGCTGTCTCGATTTGGCGAGCGGATTGTCGGGCGGCTCGGCATTAATGATGTCGATGCCAAAAAGTTCTCGGACCTTGGCGGCGAGATCCCGGGCATTCTGTTCCAGATCTATATCAAAAGGAATTGATTGCTGACGGTCGGACTCGGGGACGGCGGCGAAATTCAAATCCGCCCGCCCCTTGACCCGGCGCGTCGAGATCTCGTCATAATTCATCGACAGGGTGGAGCCGTCGAAGGCCTCCGCCGATTTGATGAACCCGTTGTCGAAAACGGCAAATGCCTCGTCCCCGTTTTCATCAACGAGCACCGCGCCATCGATTTCGCGAATCAACCCGCTTTCGAAGACGCTTCCGAAAAGAAACGCGGACCGACCATTGGGCAAGCGAATCGTACCCAGCAGCCCGCCGGTTCCGGCACGGTTCACGAAAAGACCGACGGGACTTGCTGGATTGAAGTCGACCGGGTTGAAGGCAGTCGAACAACCGACAATTCCGATCATCTGAATCGCGGTGAGAAGACCCGTGACGGCAGATCCGAGCACGGTCTGCGGAAGGCGCGCGGCATTCATGGGAGCGGCTCCGAGTCAGGCGAGGAGTCAGAGATTATCAACGAGCGTCGGCGGCGATTCAAGCAAAAGTACGCCGCGAGCAAACCTACAGTTCTTTCGAAATCGTCCGGGTTTGAAATTGTGCCTACACCGGCTTGACCGTTAACAAAACGGCGAGTGCCGCGATTGCGATGACGCTCAGGATGGTCGCGACGATGACCTGTCGGCGGCGGCGCGCGACCGACCATCGCTCGAAGCATTCGGCTACTTCGATCAGTTCGACCCGGCTGACTTCGCGCGGAGCGGCCGACGTGAGCGATTCCGCACTCGAACGGCCCGAACGGCAAACGCCGATCTTCACGCCCCGCTTGCACCAGTCGCCGATATCGCCGTGCCCGTTCCAGATCATGGCTAGCAGGTCCTGCTGCGATTCGAAAACGACGTGGTCGAACCCCCCTTTTTTTAGCTCGTCGTTCAACTCGGCCTGATCCTTCGGATGGAAGACGCGGGCCTGCATCGAAAATAGACGTGCGACATGATCTTGGAACGCCTCGCGCGCTGAACTGTCAGAGGGGAGCAAAACCGCTACGCGCGTCACGCCCTGCGCTCCGGGTGACGGATCGGCGGCGGCGTTCTCATGAGACTGCTCGGCGTCTTTTGAATGCTCCCGTTGCATGAGACCCATTGTGCTGGCATTTCACGGGACGGCAAGGCATAAGCTGATTGATCGCTCCCGGCTGAACGCAATGCGGCAGCGGGAACCGCCTATTGGCGACGCGCGATCAGCACCGTGAGAATGGTCAGGCCAACGGCGCCGACGACGCCAGCGTACGGATAGATACTTGCTCCGGTTAACCAGGACGGTCCCCGCGTCTTCAGGACCGGCCGCGCTCCCATGATCATCAGGATTCCACCGGCATGCAGGCCGATCGCCAGCCAGAGATTTCCCGTCACGGCAAACGCGATCGACAAGAAGCATCCGAGGACGAGATGTCCGGCGACCGTCCAGTAGCGCTTTGGACTGCGAACATAATGCGCCGCTGCAAAAACAATCGCGGAGATTGCGACCACGGCCGGCATACCGAACAGACCTGACCGCTGCAGATCAGCCATGACCACACCTCGAAACACCATTTCCTCGACAGTTGCACCGAATGCAGCGGAGAGCGGCACGAGTGCGATTCGCCGCGCGGTACGCCGTACGTCAAGCGCATCCGGCACGCGGAGTCGGTCGTTCAACAACCATGCGAGGTAGAGCAGGCAAAGAAAGAGTGTCGTGGCGGCACAGCCGCGGACCGCATCGCGCAGAGCAGCATCGAAGGGCAGCAGCTCCGCGTAGTACGCGATCGGTGATCGTCCGATGCAATATGGATAGACAATCGCCAGGGATGCCAGGGAAATCTGCGTCACGATCCGGCCGGCGCTCCGAACGATTGGCGGTGAATCTCCGGCGTCGATTCTGAAGCGAACGTGCAGGCCGTGCTTAATAAGGAGGCCGGTCTGCACGAGCCACATGATCACAGGGACAGCAAGCAGTAGCGGAATCGCGATCATGCGGGTGCTTTCCGGGACTCTGGAACGGAGTTCAACGACGATCGATCGTTGAACTCGACCGCCGGTTTGGCGGCAGCCGCAGGCGCGGCGTATTCGGGGTCATTGGAGAAGAACCGGGTCCATCGATTGTCGGCCCAGAGGAACCAGAGATGCGGCGAATTCTGAACATAGCGGACGAAACCGTCCGCCCACGCCTGCATTGCCCGACGGACGCCCTCATGTCTTCCACCCTCCGAACGAGGTGGAAGCGGGACGGTGATCGGCTGTCCCGCATAAATAAGCTGCTGATCCTCGCAAGGCTTTGTGAAGATGGGGATGAGCGGCGCCTCGCAGAGCATCGCCAGCGACGCCGGCCCGGTCGGAAGCCAGCCAATCCGGTCGAACATTCGTACAGGCGTGCCGTTATTCGCTTCCTGCACGAGGTCCGGTGTGATCGCAAGGACCTTGCCGGCACGAATGGCGTCGGCGCAGATCATCGCGCTGCCGACGGGGTTCGCCGCATCGCGCGGCTCGATGATGACGTCGAGTCCCGCCGCTTCGCACCACTTCCGCTTCAGCTCGACCTTTCGCTGGTCCTTTGACCATCGAAGGTAAATTGACAGCGGCAGCACTTCGCGCAGCCGAACGAGTGAAATCAGGTAATTTGAACAATGAGCGGGGGCCAGAATTCCGCCGCGTCCTGACGCGAGTACATTGCACGCATCGTGAACTGACTCATCCAGTTGGGTCTCGCGTCGTGCGATTTCCCTGATCCGCTCCGGGCACCGGCGATAATGGAAGATGCGGACGCCGTTAAAGAGATGGAGCGCGGCCTGCTTGAAATAATCACGCACGGCCTTGGGACGTGTGATTCCCGCGCTTCGCATGTTTCGGCGAACGAGCGATGCGAGCGGCGGCACGAGCGGTCCCGCCCCGGCAATCGCATCCTGTGCGAACCGAATCAATGGCTCCGGAACGAAGGGCGCGGCATCGCATGCCGTCTGAATCACGGTGGCCGTGATGCGCCGCCGAATGGCTCGTAGCGTTGATTTGGCCGTCATGGGCTGCGTGTATTCCGCAAGGCATGCGACGATGCGCCGCAACAGGGAGATCCGACCGGTCGCCCCGGTGCGTCTGAGCCGCGGGGCAGGCATACTCTATGAGTTACGATGCGGCGCGACAACACAATGAAACGCCCTCCGGGCTGCCTTCCATGCTCGCTCGCCGGACGATCCCGGTTAAGATCGCCAACCCTTACTGATGGACCACGGGCAACAGATTGCCTGTCAAATTCACGGGAGAAACTGATTCATGCGTTCAAACTTGAATGGAGTCGGCAAGCTCGTTGTGTCATGCCTGATTTGTCTTGGCCCCTTCGGCGTCAACCGCGCACTGGCCGATGAACCTCACAACTTTTCTGTGCACGACATGTGGGCGATGGAGCGGATCGGCGACCCGCAGGTATCGCCGGACGGTCAGCGGATCTGCTTCACGCTTCGCACCACGGACATGGCCGCGAACAAGGGGCTCACTGACCTCTGGCTCGTCCGCATCGATGGAACTGGAATGCGGCGGCTGACCTCGCATCCGGCCAGCGACTTCAACCCGCGCTGGCTGCCGACCGGCCAGACCGTGATGTTTCTCTCGACGCGGTCCGGCAGCTCGCAGGTCTGGCAAATCGCGGCGGATGGCGGCGAAGCGTCACAGGTAACCACCGAACCACTGGATGTGTCAAATCTGGTTGTATCGCCGGACGGGAAAACCATCGCTTACACGATGGACGTCTTTCCGGATTCGCGCGGGCCGGCTGAAACCAAGACCCGCCTCGACGAACTGGCGGCCAGGAAAACGACCGGGCAGGTTTATGACCGACTTTTCTTCCGCCATTGGGATACCTGGCGAGACGGCCGCCGGTCGCATCTTTTCGTTCGCGACCTCTCTGGCGGAGAATCGATCGATCTGACTCGTCGGATGGACTTCGACATTCCGGAGAAGCCTTTTGGCGGTACCGAGGGTATTGCGTTCACGCCGCAGGGCAAGGGCATCGTCTTCAGCGCTCGCAACGCCACGCATGACGAAGCATGGTCCACCAATATTGATCTCTTCGCCGTTCCGATCGATGGCTCGCTCAAGCCGACCTGTCTGACCGAACAGAACAAGGCCACAGACTCGACACCGGTCTTCTCGCCGGACGGTCTCACGCTTGCGTACCTTGCAATGAAGCGGCCCGGCTATGAGGCCGACCGCCAGCGAATTGTCCTTCGCGACTGGAAGTCCGGCAAAGAGCGCGTGCTGACGGAAAACTGGGATTTTTCCGTCGGATCGCTCACATGGGCACCGGACGGCAAGACGATCTACGCGACCGCCGGCAACGTCGGCCAGGTGTCACTGTTCGCGATCGATGCGGCGACGGGCGAGGCGCGCCTGCTGGTGAAGGACGGGACCGTCGGATCCGTTCAGGCAGCCGGCAATTTGCTTGTTTACGGTCTGGATCACCTGAAATCGCCAGTCGAGCTCCACACAGTGAAGCCCGATGGCAGCGGAGCGACACGCATCACCCATGTGAATGACGAGAAGCTCGCCCGCGCTCGAATGGGTGATTTCGAGCAGTTCTCATTCAAGGGCTGGAACGATGAGCCGGTTTACGCCTATGTCGTGAAGCCGGCACAATTTGACGAGCGAAAGAAGTACCCTGTCGCTTTCCTGATTC is a window from the Phycisphaerae bacterium genome containing:
- a CDS encoding CPBP family intramembrane metalloprotease — its product is MIAIPLLLAVPVIMWLVQTGLLIKHGLHVRFRIDAGDSPPIVRSAGRIVTQISLASLAIVYPYCIGRSPIAYYAELLPFDAALRDAVRGCAATTLFLCLLYLAWLLNDRLRVPDALDVRRTARRIALVPLSAAFGATVEEMVFRGVVMADLQRSGLFGMPAVVAISAIVFAAAHYVRSPKRYWTVAGHLVLGCFLSIAFAVTGNLWLAIGLHAGGILMIMGARPVLKTRGPSWLTGASIYPYAGVVGAVGLTILTVLIARRQ
- a CDS encoding S9 family peptidase, yielding MRSNLNGVGKLVVSCLICLGPFGVNRALADEPHNFSVHDMWAMERIGDPQVSPDGQRICFTLRTTDMAANKGLTDLWLVRIDGTGMRRLTSHPASDFNPRWLPTGQTVMFLSTRSGSSQVWQIAADGGEASQVTTEPLDVSNLVVSPDGKTIAYTMDVFPDSRGPAETKTRLDELAARKTTGQVYDRLFFRHWDTWRDGRRSHLFVRDLSGGESIDLTRRMDFDIPEKPFGGTEGIAFTPQGKGIVFSARNATHDEAWSTNIDLFAVPIDGSLKPTCLTEQNKATDSTPVFSPDGLTLAYLAMKRPGYEADRQRIVLRDWKSGKERVLTENWDFSVGSLTWAPDGKTIYATAGNVGQVSLFAIDAATGEARLLVKDGTVGSVQAAGNLLVYGLDHLKSPVELHTVKPDGSGATRITHVNDEKLARARMGDFEQFSFKGWNDEPVYAYVVKPAQFDERKKYPVAFLIHGGPQGSFGNHFHYRWNPQAYAGAGYAVVMVDFHGSTGYGQEFCDAIRGDWGGKPLEDLQKGLAAAIERYDWLDGNRVAALGASYGGYMINWIAGNWPDRFRCLVNHDGNLCERLAYYDTEELWFPEWEHQGTPWENPEGYEKQNPINFVKNWKTPMLVIHGGRDFRVVDTQGMATFTALQRRGIPSKFLYFPDENHWVLSPANGVLWHETVIAWLDEWTRK